From Macaca mulatta isolate MMU2019108-1 chromosome 3, T2T-MMU8v2.0, whole genome shotgun sequence, the proteins below share one genomic window:
- the ZNF394 gene encoding zinc finger protein 394 isoform X1: MNSSLTAQSRGSDAELGPWVMAARSKEAAPSQRDGLLPVKVEEDSPGSWEPGYPGAWPDPETSRLHFRQLRYQEVAGPEEALSRLRELCRRWLRPELLSKEQILELLVLEQFLTILPEELQAWVREHCPESGEEAVAVVRALQRALDGTSPQGMATFEDMAVSLTWEEWERLDPARRDFCRESAQKDSGSTVPPSLESRAENKELIPMQEILEAEPQGRLQEAFQGKRPLLSKCGSTHEDRVEKQSRNPFPLKLENSPEAQGRNSISDVNKNGSIEGEDSKNNDLQNSARRSNLVLCQHIPKAERPTDSEEHRNKCKQSFHMVTWHMLKPHKSDSGDSFHHSNLFETQRQLREERPYKCGNCGKSFKQRSDLFRHQRIHTGEKPYGCQECGKSFSQSAALTKHQRTHTGEKPYTCLKCGERFRQNSHLNRHQSTHSRDKHFKCEECGETCHISHLFRHQRLHKGERPYKCEECEKSFKQRSDLFKHQRIHTGEKPYECSVCGKRFNQSATLIKHQRIHTGEKPYKCLECGERFRQSTHLIRHQRIHQNKVLSAGRGGSRL, from the exons ATGAATTCCAGCTTGACCGCCCAGAGTCGCGGCAGTGACGCCGAGTTGGGACCCTGGGTAATGGCTGCGAGGTCCAAAGAAGCGGCGCCGTCCCAACGCGACGGACTTTTGCCCGTGAAAGTGGAGGAAGACTCACCCGGAAGTTGGGAGCCCGGCTATCCAGGGGCTTGGCCAGACCCCGAAACTTCTCGACTGCACTTTAGGCAGCTGCGTTATCAGGAGGTGGCTGGACCGGAAGAGGCGCTGAGCCGGCTCCGAGAACTCTGTCGTCGGTGGCTGAGGCCTGAGCTGCTCTCCAAGGAGCAGATCCTGGAGCTGCTGGTGCTGGAGCAGTTCCTCACCATCCTGCCCGAGGAGCTCCAAGCCTGGGTGCGAGAGCACTGCCCGGAGAGCGGGGAGGAGGCAGTGGCCGTGGTGCGGGCTCTGCAGCGAGCGCTCGATGGAACCTCACCTCAG GGGATGGCGACTTTCGAGGACATGGCTGTGTCTCTAACCTGGGAGGAGTGGGAGCGCCTGGACCCAGCACGGAGGGACTTCTGCAGAGAGAGTGCACAGAAGGATTCCGGGAGCACAGTTCCGCCTA GTTTGGAAAGCAGAGCTGAGAACAAAGAGTTGATTCCAATGCAAGAAATTTTAGAAGCAGAGCCACAGGGGCGACTACAAGAAGCGTTCCAGGGGAAGCGCCCCCTGTTGTCTAAGTGTGGCAGTACCCATGAGGACAGGGTGGAAAAGCAGTCCAGAAACCCCTTCCCCCTGAAACTTGAAAATTCTCCTGAAGCACAAGGACGCAACAGCATCTCAGATGTCAACAAGAACGGTTCCATAGAAGGGGAAGACTCTAAAAATAATGACCTGCAGAACAGTGCCAGACGCTCCAACCTTGTTCTGTGTCAGCACATCCCAAAAGCAGAGAGGCCCACAGACAGTGAGGAACACAGGAACAAGTGCAAGCAGAGTTTCCACATGGTGACATGGCACATGCTGAAACCTCACAAGTCTGACAGTGGAGACAGTTTCCATCATTCCAACCTTTTTGAGACCCAGAGGCAGCTCCGTGAAGAAAGACCTTATAAATGTGGTAACTGTGGGAAGAGTTTCAAACAACGCTCTGACCTCTTTAGACACCAGAGAATCCACACAGGTGAGAAACCCTATGGCTGCCAAGAATGTGGGAAAAGCTTCAGCCAGAGCGCTGCCCTGACCAAGCACCAGAGGACACACACAGGTGAGAAGCCATACACCTGTCTGAAATGTGGGGAGCGCTTCAGGCAGAATTCACACCTAAATCGTCATCAAAGTACCCACAGTAGagacaaacattttaaatgtgagGAATGCGGGGAAACCTGTCATATTTCCCACCTTTTTAGACATCAGAGACTACATAAAGGGGAGAGACCCTATAAGTGTGAAGAATGCGAGAAAAGCTTCAAACAGCGCTCCGACCTCTTTAAACACCAGAGGATccacactggggagaagccctATGAATGTTCTGTCTGTGGGAAACGCTTCAATCAGAGTGCAACCCTCATTAAACAccagagaattcacactggagaaaagcctTACAAATGTCTTGAATGTGGGGAAAGATTTAGACAAAGTACACACCTTATCCGACACCAAAGAATTCATCAAAATAAAGTGCtgtcagctgggcgtggtggctcacgcctgtaa
- the ZNF394 gene encoding zinc finger protein 394 isoform X2 produces MNSSLTAQSRGSDAELGPWVMAARSKEAAPSQRDGLLPVKVEEDSPGSWEPGYPGAWPDPETSRLHFRQLRYQEVAGPEEALSRLRELCRRWLRPELLSKEQILELLVLEQFLTILPEELQAWVREHCPESGEEAVAVVRALQRALDGTSPQGMATFEDMAVSLTWEEWERLDPARRDFCRESAQKDSGSTVPPSLESRAENKELIPMQEILEAEPQGRLQEAFQGKRPLLSKCGSTHEDRVEKQSRNPFPLKLENSPEAQGRNSISDVNKNGSIEGEDSKNNDLQNSARRSNLVLCQHIPKAERPTDSEEHRNKCKQSFHMVTWHMLKPHKSDSGDSFHHSNLFETQRQLREERPYKCGNCGKSFKQRSDLFRHQRIHTGEKPYGCQECGKSFSQSAALTKHQRTHTGDTVYGP; encoded by the exons ATGAATTCCAGCTTGACCGCCCAGAGTCGCGGCAGTGACGCCGAGTTGGGACCCTGGGTAATGGCTGCGAGGTCCAAAGAAGCGGCGCCGTCCCAACGCGACGGACTTTTGCCCGTGAAAGTGGAGGAAGACTCACCCGGAAGTTGGGAGCCCGGCTATCCAGGGGCTTGGCCAGACCCCGAAACTTCTCGACTGCACTTTAGGCAGCTGCGTTATCAGGAGGTGGCTGGACCGGAAGAGGCGCTGAGCCGGCTCCGAGAACTCTGTCGTCGGTGGCTGAGGCCTGAGCTGCTCTCCAAGGAGCAGATCCTGGAGCTGCTGGTGCTGGAGCAGTTCCTCACCATCCTGCCCGAGGAGCTCCAAGCCTGGGTGCGAGAGCACTGCCCGGAGAGCGGGGAGGAGGCAGTGGCCGTGGTGCGGGCTCTGCAGCGAGCGCTCGATGGAACCTCACCTCAG GGGATGGCGACTTTCGAGGACATGGCTGTGTCTCTAACCTGGGAGGAGTGGGAGCGCCTGGACCCAGCACGGAGGGACTTCTGCAGAGAGAGTGCACAGAAGGATTCCGGGAGCACAGTTCCGCCTA GTTTGGAAAGCAGAGCTGAGAACAAAGAGTTGATTCCAATGCAAGAAATTTTAGAAGCAGAGCCACAGGGGCGACTACAAGAAGCGTTCCAGGGGAAGCGCCCCCTGTTGTCTAAGTGTGGCAGTACCCATGAGGACAGGGTGGAAAAGCAGTCCAGAAACCCCTTCCCCCTGAAACTTGAAAATTCTCCTGAAGCACAAGGACGCAACAGCATCTCAGATGTCAACAAGAACGGTTCCATAGAAGGGGAAGACTCTAAAAATAATGACCTGCAGAACAGTGCCAGACGCTCCAACCTTGTTCTGTGTCAGCACATCCCAAAAGCAGAGAGGCCCACAGACAGTGAGGAACACAGGAACAAGTGCAAGCAGAGTTTCCACATGGTGACATGGCACATGCTGAAACCTCACAAGTCTGACAGTGGAGACAGTTTCCATCATTCCAACCTTTTTGAGACCCAGAGGCAGCTCCGTGAAGAAAGACCTTATAAATGTGGTAACTGTGGGAAGAGTTTCAAACAACGCTCTGACCTCTTTAGACACCAGAGAATCCACACAGGTGAGAAACCCTATGGCTGCCAAGAATGTGGGAAAAGCTTCAGCCAGAGCGCTGCCCTGACCAAGCACCAGAGGACACACACAG
- the ZNF394 gene encoding zinc finger protein 394 isoform X4, with amino-acid sequence MNSSLTAQSRGSDAELGPWVMAARSKEAAPSQRDGLLPVKVEEDSPGSWEPGYPGAWPDPETSRLHFRQLRYQEVAGPEEALSRLRELCRRWLRPELLSKEQILELLVLEQFLTILPEELQAWVREHCPESGEEAVAVVRALQRALDGTSPQVWKAELRTKS; translated from the exons ATGAATTCCAGCTTGACCGCCCAGAGTCGCGGCAGTGACGCCGAGTTGGGACCCTGGGTAATGGCTGCGAGGTCCAAAGAAGCGGCGCCGTCCCAACGCGACGGACTTTTGCCCGTGAAAGTGGAGGAAGACTCACCCGGAAGTTGGGAGCCCGGCTATCCAGGGGCTTGGCCAGACCCCGAAACTTCTCGACTGCACTTTAGGCAGCTGCGTTATCAGGAGGTGGCTGGACCGGAAGAGGCGCTGAGCCGGCTCCGAGAACTCTGTCGTCGGTGGCTGAGGCCTGAGCTGCTCTCCAAGGAGCAGATCCTGGAGCTGCTGGTGCTGGAGCAGTTCCTCACCATCCTGCCCGAGGAGCTCCAAGCCTGGGTGCGAGAGCACTGCCCGGAGAGCGGGGAGGAGGCAGTGGCCGTGGTGCGGGCTCTGCAGCGAGCGCTCGATGGAACCTCACCTCAG GTTTGGAAAGCAGAGCTGAGAACAAAGAGTTGA
- the ZNF394 gene encoding zinc finger protein 394 isoform X3, protein MNSSLTAQSRGSDAELGPWVMAARSKEAAPSQRDGLLPVKVEEDSPGSWEPGYPGAWPDPETSRLHFRQLRYQEVAGPEEALSRLRELCRRWLRPELLSKEQILELLVLEQFLTILPEELQAWVREHCPESGEEAVAVVRALQRALDGTSPQGMATFEDMAVSLTWEEWERLDPARRDFCRESAQKDSGSTVPPSDTVYGP, encoded by the exons ATGAATTCCAGCTTGACCGCCCAGAGTCGCGGCAGTGACGCCGAGTTGGGACCCTGGGTAATGGCTGCGAGGTCCAAAGAAGCGGCGCCGTCCCAACGCGACGGACTTTTGCCCGTGAAAGTGGAGGAAGACTCACCCGGAAGTTGGGAGCCCGGCTATCCAGGGGCTTGGCCAGACCCCGAAACTTCTCGACTGCACTTTAGGCAGCTGCGTTATCAGGAGGTGGCTGGACCGGAAGAGGCGCTGAGCCGGCTCCGAGAACTCTGTCGTCGGTGGCTGAGGCCTGAGCTGCTCTCCAAGGAGCAGATCCTGGAGCTGCTGGTGCTGGAGCAGTTCCTCACCATCCTGCCCGAGGAGCTCCAAGCCTGGGTGCGAGAGCACTGCCCGGAGAGCGGGGAGGAGGCAGTGGCCGTGGTGCGGGCTCTGCAGCGAGCGCTCGATGGAACCTCACCTCAG GGGATGGCGACTTTCGAGGACATGGCTGTGTCTCTAACCTGGGAGGAGTGGGAGCGCCTGGACCCAGCACGGAGGGACTTCTGCAGAGAGAGTGCACAGAAGGATTCCGGGAGCACAGTTCCGCCTA